The region ATCGGCGCTAGTGTGAGAGATAGGATGATGTtttgaacacaaacacagcagcaaTAACATTCAGCATGGAGACGGAATTATATAAGAATATCTTTGGGTTTCTCCATTCAGGTAAATTGGAACTAAGTCTCGACTTTACCTGACAGATTTCTGTGTTTCTGACCGTAAAGCTCAGCTCGGTGTGTAATGATGGACTTTTAGGTGAATTTGTTTCGAATTTCACATAGACAGTGTGTCTTGTATTTGTACACTAGGGGGTGGTGTTAAATCTCTCAACCCACAATGTACTGAAAAGCGAAACCAAAAGCTGAGCATTTGACAGGATTAAAGAGAATATACAGAAGCTCCTTATATACTAGAAATGATCCCCTGTCAAGAAACGATTAAATAaccttctgtctgtctactgTTATAAGTTAAAGGTGATATAAGTGCTTATAATGTCACAGTCCTCAAACTTATCCCCAGACTAATCCCTTTTGCTATGCTTATCCATAAatccctgattttttatttcagaaatttaatgaaataaaatgaaatcaatgaaATAATGAGTTTCACTGCAGACACAATCATGTATGAATGAGCTTTTAAGTAGCTGACAGTTTGCCTGTTAGCGCAGTTAAGAgttattgatatttatttttggtttttttttccagattataattttacatttaaaatgtatctgAACGCGAACATTCCCAGCTTTGTATCGTCGTCTGTTGATGTCATTTTCAATACAGTAAGTTTGATCTGTAGGTGTAATAGTGTAGAACTGGATTAGAGTCAGAATCCTACAGCTGTATGATGATGAGTGAGCTGAAACCTCCAGACTGTTGGTCTACATGAAAAAACActcctttctctctgtttttttatataaagctcTTCCTGTAGCAGTACAAAGTGAGTGTGCCTGAAGAGAAGGGGACCTACAACTGTCATGGCCAATCGGGGAGCGGTGACTCGGCCCAGCGGGTCCAACGCGGCCAATAAGATCTGCCAGTTCAAACTGGTGCTGCTGGGAGAGTCTGCAGTGGGCAAATCAAGTCTCGTGCTGCGTTTTGTTAAGGGCCAGTTCCATGAGTTTCAGGAGAGTACAATAGGAGGTAAgcgactgtgtgcgtgtgtgtgcgcgagacaTGGGTATGTGCTTCTTCATGTAAATGTTAAGTCACTTTGTCACACTCAACATGCCAAACACAAAggttttacttatttacttattcagGGGTTTGTAACGATCTGTTAGCTCATTAGTTATCACCGGCTTTCACTCTTTAAACTCTATCATCAAATCAGCATGTGATCGTCGCTGCTGTCATTCAGCACCTTGTGGTAGAAATTGCTTGGATGTTGGTGACAGGTCGAGGTCACGTGGGGTGTCAAGGTGTCACTACGTTAGAAGACGTGTAGaacatgacaaaataaatacataaagctGCAACCTTAACAAAAATTagttttaattcaataaaattttattttttatgtgtatagtgcttttaacaatggacttggtctcaaagcagctcaaagaaaaattaaatgatatttatccctttttttttttcagtcacctGATTTTTATGTaagtttttttattggttttaaaCCAGCGGCCTTCCTGACACAAATGGTGTGCCTGGATGACACAACAGTGAAGTTTgagatttgggacacagccgggCAGGAGCGCTACCACAGCCTTGCCCCCATGTACTACAGAGGAGCTCAGGCTGCTATTGTGGTCTACGACATCACCAATGAAGTGAGTCACTGGAGAGGCGGACATTATACTTTTATTGTAGGTTTTCTGATTCTTAAAcaaaagtggtgtgtgtgtccgtgtgtgaccgcgtgtgcctgtgtgtccccgtgtgtgtccgtgtgtgtccgtgtgtcctCGTGCTAAATGTTATCCACAAActtaataaattacatttacatttccagcatttagcagacgcccttatgcagagcgacttacatattactcattttatacaactgagcaattgaggattaagggccttgctcaggatctgaactcacaaccttccaattggtagttcagcaccttaaccactaggctaccacatccctactaATAATGTGTACATTAAGCAGccatttgtctctgtgttcctgtgggGTTTTgaaggacaatgacacaattaTCTCTACAATCAAACACATCTAGCAATGCTGTCTCACTGAAATACCGACTGTTAATCTACCTTTTCACTTCATAGCTCTCAGTCTCTGCTAAGTCTTTAACACCTTCTTTAACTTTAAAGCTTATAAACAAGAAGTGAAGTGCTCAAAATGTGCTGCAAAAAAGATCTGATTCATTGATTCGAGTCAGTGCTAAGCTGTGATGCTAAGCGATGCTAAGTGATGCCAGAGTGAATTAAAACATCTCATAGAAACTCCAAGTGTTTCCATCCTAGAGATCTGGAGCCACACAAGTCTCTTGATAATTTAGTTCAGATCTAACAGTGACTGAGTTGCTACTCAAACAGATGCCAGAAATGGATGAGTCAGCTGAACAATGCTAGCAGGCAATAagcaatataaataaacatgttggtGAACTAGCAAGCTAAAACCTCTCAGTCTCCTGCTGTCGTTTAACAACCAGCGAGGCACCGCGATCAGAAAGTCAACTGGGAAAGCAGCGCTACATTAACTGGACAAAGAACTGACTGAATATGGACTGATATTTCAGAAGAAAAGTGTGTTACTCTGCTAAAATGGTGGATGTTTATATACGAGAatgtaggtttttatttatatttataacaatctctctctctcagcacagaTTATGAGTATACACTGATGCGtagtgtacatttttttttctgtataggAGTCATTTGCGAGAGCAAAGAACTGGGTGAAGGAGCTCCAGAGACAGGCCAGTCCAAACATCGTCATCGCTCTGTCTGGAAATAAGGCTGACCTTGCCAATAAGAGAGCAGTAGACATCCAGGTGAGTGTTCCACTACACCAGTCATCTCTACATCAATGTGTGTCTACAACAGAACTAACTCAACTTTATCATAGTCTGTAGTTTATTTATCTCCGGCTTTCTTTTAGAGTGCAGGTCAGACGTGTAAACTGAGAGCTCGTCTGCTTCTAAACGCATCAAGTCACTAACGAGCCAACAAATTAACACTAGATTCGCtcatcacaaatatttcaatatgaAAGTACACATattggccactttaataggcaCACCTGTAGCTCTGCTTATTCATGCAGGTtattcagtcagtctgtcatGTTGAAGCAGCAACATCACGAACATACAGGTCCAAAGTCTCGTCTTACCCCTAAAAAAGTCCTGGTGAAAAAGACAGGTATCACTGAGCTTTTCCTCATTCTTCTGTTTgagctgaagctcttgacctatGTCTTTGTTGGAGATTATGGATAACCACataggtgtacaggtgttcctgtTTCTGTTAGATGTTTCTATACATTTCCATAGACCTTGTGTAGACTCCTCTCTCAGACACGCTGTTTTACAGGAAGCCCAGTCTTACGCAGATGACAACAATTTGCTTTTCATGGAGACGTCGGCCAAGACCTCCATGAACGTGAACGAGATTTTCATGGCTATCGGTAGGTATTTTATGTacttagattttttatttagatactTGCTTTTAAGTGTCTTCTCTCTAAGCGGTGATCTTTATTAGTCAGTTCAGTAAATGCAGCTTTTCTTTTGTGCCTTTTTGTTCCAGCTAAAAGATTGCCGAAGAGTGAGCCACAGGCCGCTGGAGCTGGCAGCGGGGGCAATCAGCCTGTGATACTCACCGACCTGGCACCACCCTCCAGAGTGCACTGCTGCTAACTAATCTCAAACAAAACATCTCAAACACCCACCAAACTGTTAGCAAGCCAACTAACGCAAGCCCTCGCCccacctcagacttgtttaCGACTGTAACTAATGTCATGCCCTGCTCTGTTCCATTGCATAACCCAGTGGTCAGCAGTGAGAG is a window of Tachysurus vachellii isolate PV-2020 chromosome 3, HZAU_Pvac_v1, whole genome shotgun sequence DNA encoding:
- the rab5aa gene encoding RAB5A, member RAS oncogene family, a — encoded protein: MANRGAVTRPSGSNAANKICQFKLVLLGESAVGKSSLVLRFVKGQFHEFQESTIGAAFLTQMVCLDDTTVKFEIWDTAGQERYHSLAPMYYRGAQAAIVVYDITNEESFARAKNWVKELQRQASPNIVIALSGNKADLANKRAVDIQEAQSYADDNNLLFMETSAKTSMNVNEIFMAIAKRLPKSEPQAAGAGSGGNQPVILTDLAPPSRVHCC